The genome window ACGCCAGGGCGCTCCTCGACCGGATCGGCGTGCGGCAGGAGGTGATCCTCCGCGGCGCCAGGGCGGGGATCCTCGAGCCCGCCCACTCCCTCACCGACGGCGATCGCGCGGTCCTCGCCGCGGAGGTCGACAACATCTACGTCGAGTTCGTCGACCGGGTGGCGGAAGGGCGGGGGCGCAGCGCCGACGAGATCCGCGCCCACGCGGAGGGCCGGGTCTTCCTCGGCGCCGACGCGCCGGCTGCCCTCGTCGACCGGGTCGGGGATTTCCGCGATGCGCTCGCCTGGGTGTGCAGCGAGGCGGGGCTCGATCCCGCCAGGGTCGAGGTCCGGGCCCACGAGCGCGCCGGCGTCCGCCCCGACCTCGGCCAGCTCTTCAGCCTCGCCCAGTCGGCCCTGTCCGGGATGCCGCTCCTGCTCTGGGCCGAGGAGCTCGAGAGCCCCGATTGGCTCTGACCGGCGACCGGAGTAGGGTGCCGCCCATGCGTACCCTGCTCGTTGCAGCTGCGCTCCTCGGCGCTGCCGGCTGCGCGACGACCACCGAAAGGCCCCGGCCCGAAACGGCGGAGCCGGCCCCGGCCTCCGCCGCCACCCGCTTCCTCGATGCCGTGGAGGCGGCGCGCTGGGACGATGCCTTCCTCCTGCTCTCGGAGCGGTGGCGCGCCAGCCTCACCCCGGCCCGCCTCGCTGCGGATTGGGAGCAGGGAGGCGCCCTGGCAGCCGATCGCCTCGAGCGGGCCCGCCTCGCGCTCCGGGAGCAGCCCCGCCGCGAGGGCGACCGCGTGCGCTTCGGGGCCGCCGGGGGCAGCGGGCTGGTCCTCGTCGAGGAGCCCGGCGGCTGGCGGGTCGACGGTTTCGAATAGCCCCGGCCGCCTGCAGCGCAAGCCCCCGGGTCGCCTTCGGATTTCCGGGTGCCAGCTGGAGGTTTGCGGGTTATATGGCGGCCCCGCCGCAGGCGATTGCGTCCACGAGGCGAAGAGCCGCCAAGGAGCGAAGATGAGCCAGCTGACCGAGCGCGAGATCCTCGCCGCCCTCTCCAAGGTGAACGACCCCGAGCTCCACCGGGATCTCGTCTCCCTCAACATGGTGCAGAACGTCCGGATCGAAGGCGGCGGCGTGAAGCTGCGCATCGACCTGACCACACCGGCCTGCCCGCTCAAGGGAAAGATCCAGGGCGACGTGGAGAACGCGCTCCGCGCCGTCCCCGGCGTCACCGCCGTGGAGATCGAGTGGGGCGCGCAGGTGCGCCACGGCCAGAAGCAGGAGAAGGGCGGCAACTTCATCCCCGGCGTGAAGAACGTCGTGCTCGTCGGCGCCGGCAAGGGCGGCGTGGGCAAGAGCACGGTGGCCTTGAACCTCGCCGCCGCCCTGCGCCTCGAGGGCGCCACCGTCGGTCTCCTCGACGCCGACTTCTACGGCCCCTCGGTGCCGATCATGACCGGCATCTCCGGCAAGCCCACCTCGGTGGACGGGCGCACCCTCGAGCCGATGGAGGCCCACGGCCTCAAGGTGATGTCGATCGGCTTCCTGGTGGAGCCCGACCAGGCGATGGTCTGGCGCGGGCCGATGCTCCACAGCGCCATCACCCAGCTTTTGCGCGACGTGAACTGGGGCAACCTCGACTACCTCGTCCTCGACCTGCCCCCCGGCACCGGCGACGTGCCCCTCTCGCTGGCGCAGATCGTCAAGGCCGCAGGCGTCGTGCTCGTCTCCACCCCGCAGGACGTGGCGCTCGCCGACGTGGTCAAGGCGAAGGCGATGTTCGACCGCGTCGACGTGCCCGTCCTCGGCATCGTCGAGAACATGAGCGACTTCGTCTGCCCCCATTGCGAGAAGTCGACGCCGATCTTCTCCACCGGCGGCACCCACCGGGCCGGCGAGGCGATGGGCATCCCCCTCCTCGGCGCAATCCCCCTCGACCTCGCCATCCGCATGGGCGGCGACAAGGGCACGCCGGTGACGGTGGAGTATCCTGACTCCAAGCAGGCACAGGCCTTCCGCGAG of Vulgatibacter sp. contains these proteins:
- a CDS encoding Mrp/NBP35 family ATP-binding protein produces the protein MSQLTEREILAALSKVNDPELHRDLVSLNMVQNVRIEGGGVKLRIDLTTPACPLKGKIQGDVENALRAVPGVTAVEIEWGAQVRHGQKQEKGGNFIPGVKNVVLVGAGKGGVGKSTVALNLAAALRLEGATVGLLDADFYGPSVPIMTGISGKPTSVDGRTLEPMEAHGLKVMSIGFLVEPDQAMVWRGPMLHSAITQLLRDVNWGNLDYLVLDLPPGTGDVPLSLAQIVKAAGVVLVSTPQDVALADVVKAKAMFDRVDVPVLGIVENMSDFVCPHCEKSTPIFSTGGTHRAGEAMGIPLLGAIPLDLAIRMGGDKGTPVTVEYPDSKQAQAFREMARKVAGRISVQAHQVKLPVFNLG